The following coding sequences are from one Gigantopelta aegis isolate Gae_Host chromosome 15, Gae_host_genome, whole genome shotgun sequence window:
- the LOC121389958 gene encoding ankyrin repeat domain-containing protein 46-like has translation MEEFDFSFCLDTMENGHELRDAILENDFARAEAVLRKGTCNVNECDDAGRSLLHLAACRGNPHIIRLLLEEGADANNLDNHGNTPLHWCGHDDSIKVLVEFGAHVKACNVMGHTPRQLAYRRGVGKDVIKLFKTLENCEKSGSKARHLMTNCVATLPSIWHEFYCDLGGRNILLLVVGLLAFSLYITYIITGFRWQAEDQIPLDSQSYKIRL, from the exons ATGGAGGAGTTCGATTTTAGCTTCTGCTTGGACACCATGGAAAATGGTCATGAACTTCGAGACGCCATTTTGGAGAACGATTTTGCACGGGCCGAGGCCGTTTTGAGAAAAGGCACGTGCAACGTTAACGAGTGCGACGACGCTGGACGATCGTTGCTACACCTAGCGGCGTGTCGAGGAAACCCTCACATCATCAGACTGCTTCTCGAGGAAGGGGCAGACGCCAACAATTTAGATAACCATGGCAACACGCCCCTCCACTGGTGCGGACATGATGATTCAATCAAAGTTCTTGTGGAATTTGGAGCGCACGTGAAGGCTTG CAATGTGATGGGTCACACACCAAGGCAGCTGGCATACCGAAGAGGAGTTGGGAAAGATGTCATCAAACTTTTCAAGACTTTGGAAAATTGTGAAAAGTCTGGATCCAAAGCTCGGCATTTGATGACAAACTGTGTGGCCACACTGCCGAGTATTTGGCATGAGTTCTATTGTGATCTTGGCGGACGGAACATTCTTCTCCTGGTTGTCGGGCTTCTGGCTTTTTCTCTCTACATCACATACATCATCACTGGCTTCCGTTGGCAGGCTGAGGACCAAATCCCACTGGATTCCCAGAGTTACAAAATCAgactttaa